Genomic window (Sphingosinicella microcystinivorans):
CAGGAACAAATCAAAGCACGGTCGCGTTAACTTTTACGCGGCGTTAACCTTTGTAACCCATAACGGGCATGGTTAACGGATTGTACGCGGCATGGCCGGGATTGGCTGCACGCCGTCGGGGGACATGAAGAGGGCTACTCAATGCGGGTTCTGCTGATCGAAGACGATGCGACCACGGCGAAGAGCATCGACCTGATGCTCTCGAGCGAGGGCTTCAACGTCTACACCACCGATCTTGGCGAGGAAGGCCTCGATCTCGGCAAGCTGTACGATTACGATATCATCCTGCTCGATCTGAACCTGCCCGACATGCACGGCTACGACGTGCTGAAGAAGCTGCGGCTCGCCAAGGTCGGCACGCCGATCCTGATCCTCTCCGGCCAGAACGAGATGGAATCGAAGGTCCGCGGCCTCGGCTTCGGTGCCGACGACTACGTGACGAAGCCGTTCCACAAGGAAGAGCTGGTGGCGCGTATCCACGCCGTCGTCCGCCGCTCGAAGGGCCATTCGCAGTCGGTGATCAAGACTGGCAAGCTCGGCGTCAACCTCGACACCAAGACCGTCGACGTGGAGGGTGCGCGCGTCCACCTGACCGGCAAGGAATATGCGATGCTGGAGCTTCTCAGCTTGCGCAAGGGCACCACGCTCACCAAGGAAATGTTCCTGAACCACCTCTACGGCGGCATGGACGAGCCGGAACTCAAGATCATCGACGTGTTCATCTGCAAGCTGCGCAAGAAGCTCTCGGCAGCCTGCGGCGGCGAGAACTACATCGAGACGGTGTGGGGCCGCGGCTACGTGCTGCGCGATCCCGAAGGCCAGTCGGCTACGACGACCGAGGTGGCCGCCGCCTGAGGGCGGACACGCTATCGTTCTGAAAGAGCGGCCTGTTTCGGGCCGCTCTTTTCGTTTGGGTCCGACGCGCGCTTGCCATGACCGCCGCGCAGACGCATCATGCGTCCGATCCTCGGGGAGCGTTACGGCGGACGCAATGACTGGGCTGGTTCGGTCAAAGCCGCTTCTTGCAGCGGCGGCGTTCATCGTGCTGTTCGCGGCATACTGGGCTGCCGGAACGTGGCTCGCGCCCGATCTCGTCCGCAGCAAGGCGACGACATGGGTGCGGGACGAACTGAAGAAGCCGCTCCGCCTCGGCGAGATCAGGGTCGATCCGCTGAGGTTCAGGCTCGACATCTCCGACAT
Coding sequences:
- the ctrA gene encoding response regulator transcription factor CtrA, translating into MRVLLIEDDATTAKSIDLMLSSEGFNVYTTDLGEEGLDLGKLYDYDIILLDLNLPDMHGYDVLKKLRLAKVGTPILILSGQNEMESKVRGLGFGADDYVTKPFHKEELVARIHAVVRRSKGHSQSVIKTGKLGVNLDTKTVDVEGARVHLTGKEYAMLELLSLRKGTTLTKEMFLNHLYGGMDEPELKIIDVFICKLRKKLSAACGGENYIETVWGRGYVLRDPEGQSATTTEVAAA